TCCAGTCTGTGATATTAGAAGTAGCCATTCTTGATGTTAAACCTGGTTTAGCTCAGGAGTTTGAAATTGCTTTCAAAACTGCCTCAGCTATCATAGCTTCTATGCCAGGTTACATTTCTCATGAACTGCAACGTTGTGTAGAAACTGCGAATCGATATATTCTGCTTGTACATTGGCAAAAGTTAGAAGATCATACAGTTGGTTTCCGACAATCAGC
The sequence above is drawn from the Phormidium ambiguum IAM M-71 genome and encodes:
- a CDS encoding antibiotic biosynthesis monooxygenase family protein, with translation MILEVAILDVKPGLAQEFEIAFKTASAIIASMPGYISHELQRCVETANRYILLVHWQKLEDHTVGFRQSAEYQEWRSLLHHFYEPFPTVEHYEIVFHYPNVKPGTAEQLT